The Oceanispirochaeta sp. genome has a window encoding:
- a CDS encoding transposase — protein sequence MYRENNGKQQKLEDFYLPFGGHLNENNRWVILSKKVPWDQIEKDYKYKFSSSGMGAPAKSVRMALGALIIKEKFQISDREVVEHIRETPYLQYFIGLEAYKDEEPFDASLMVHFRKRLDGQLIKKANEILFEEHREEQLK from the coding sequence ATGTATAGAGAAAATAACGGAAAGCAGCAAAAACTGGAAGATTTCTATTTACCCTTTGGTGGTCATTTAAATGAAAATAACAGGTGGGTTATTTTAAGTAAAAAAGTGCCATGGGATCAGATAGAAAAAGATTATAAATATAAGTTCTCTAGTTCGGGAATGGGGGCTCCTGCAAAATCTGTAAGAATGGCACTTGGGGCCTTAATCATTAAGGAAAAATTCCAAATATCTGATAGAGAAGTTGTCGAACATATTAGAGAAACTCCCTACCTTCAATATTTTATTGGTTTGGAGGCTTACAAAGATGAAGAACCTTTTGATGCATCACTCATGGTGCATTTTAGGAAACGCCTTGATGGCCAGCTTATTAAGAAAGCAAATGAAATATTGTTTGAAGAGCATAGAGAAGAACAGCTTAAAAA
- a CDS encoding transposase — protein MIQKKSIKLCSLQIELTVTFNSLRRERVIPILKEFRKWLTEKKASVVPSMALGQAVNYADSEYMKMVRYLK, from the coding sequence GTGATCCAGAAGAAATCAATAAAATTATGCTCCCTGCAAATTGAATTGACGGTTACGTTTAACAGTCTCCGTCGAGAAAGGGTAATTCCAATTCTCAAAGAGTTCAGGAAATGGCTGACTGAAAAGAAAGCCTCGGTTGTTCCCTCAATGGCTTTGGGTCAAGCTGTGAATTATGCAGATTCAGAGTATATGAAGATGGTTCGATATTTAAAATAG